The genomic region ATACTTTAATGAACATCCGCAACGGGGCGCAGGAAAGCCGTATGGTCGGCGGGATGCAAACCGTGGCCGACCGGATGGCCGAAACGCTGAGTGGTAGAATCGTTTTCGATTCTCCTGTGAAAGCCGTTTGGCAGGAAGGCGAAACGGTGAACGTGGTGACGGGTAAAGAAACATACACGGCAGGCCGGGTCATCATCACGGTGCCGCCCGCCCTGCTGACGAAAATCGACTTTCGGCCCGGTTTGCCCCAAAGCCGCCTGCAGCTGGCCGGCGGAATGCCAATGGGTGCGGTCTGGAAATGTTACGGCATCTACGAAAAGCCGTTCTGGCGTTCGCAGGGCCTTAACGGACTCGCCGCCACGCCCGACGGCCCTGTGACCGTCACCTTCGACAATTCGCCCAAAGACGGCAACAAGGGCATCCTGATGGGGTTTGTCCTGGGCAGGCAGGCCCGTGAGTTTGGGGCGTTGCCGGACGTCCAGCGGCGCGAATCGGCCCTGAACTCGTTTGCCACCTTTTTCGGCCCTGAAGCGGCGAAGCCGGTGCGTTATCTGGACCATAGTTTTCTGAACGAAGAATGGTCGGGCGGGTGCTACGCGGGCGTTTTTCAGCCCGGCATCTGGACGCAGTACGGCGACGCCCTGCGACAACCCGTCGGCCGGATTCACTGGGCGGGCACCGAAACATCGGACGTCTGGAACGGCTATATCGAGGGAGCCATCCGGTCGGGCGAACGGGTAGCGCGGGAGGTGCTGATCTAAAAGCAAAAGGCGGGTCACCTCGACCCGCCTTTTCGTTAATACCACTTCTTTTTAAACGGCTTCCCGCCGCCTCCGCCGCCCGGCTTGTCCTTCTTCGGACTGCCCAGCAACTTGTCGGCCAGGTCCGGGCGCTTGAGTTTGTTCAGGCGATTGCGGATCCAGTCGCGGTATTCGGGTTTATACCAGAAGAAATAGCGGTTCTGCGCCAGTTTCTCGTCCCGCGTCTTGGCCGTCTTGACCGGCTTCAGCGTGTACGGGTGAACCCCGGTGTAATAGATCACTTCAGCCACCGTCATCGGTGTGGGCGTAAAATCCTGCACCTGTTCGAGCTGGAAGCCCATGTCCTTCGTCTCGGCGGCCAGATTCGCCATGTCGGCTTCCTCGCAGCCGGGGTGCGACGAAATGAAGTACGGAATCAAGGGCTGGCTCAGACCGTGTTTCTCCTGAATCTTGTCGTATTTTTTCTTGAACAGCTTGAAGTACTTGAACGACGGCTTGCGCATCACCCGCAGGGTATCGTCAGCGGTATGTTCGGGAGCCACTTTCAACCGGCCCGATACGTGGCGCGTCACCAGTTGCTCCATGTACTCGTCGTGGTTGCCGTCCTCGTTGTTCTTGTTGAAATCGTCCACCAGCAGGTCGTACCGGACACCCGAGCCGACAAAGGCTTTTTTGATGGCCGGGTTGGCGTCCACCTTGCGGTACAGTTCCGTCAGCGGCTTGTGCGAGGTGTCGAGGTTCGAGCAGATCACCGGGTGAATGCAGCTCGGGCTCTGGCAGCGGGCGCAGATGCTTTCGTCCTTGCCCTTCATCTTGTACATATTGGCCGACGGTCCGCCGAGGTCCGACAGGTAACCCTTGAACTCCGGATGCTTTGTCAGTTCATCCACTTCCTTCAGAATCGACTTTTCGCTTCGGGAGGCGATGAACTTGCCCTGGTGGGCCGAAATGGTGCAGAAGCTACAGCCACCGAAACAGCCCCGGTGCATGTTGACCGAGAACTTGATCATTTCGTAGGCCGGAATCGGGCCGCGCTTCTTGTATTTTGGGTGCGGCAGGCGCGTGTACGGCAGGTCGAACGACTTGTCGATTTCATCCTCCGTCATGGTCTTGAACGGCGGATTGATCACCAGCACCTGATCGCCCACGTTCTGCGTAATGCGGTTGGCCTGCCACTTATTCGACTCTACTTCGACAATCTTGAAGTTGGCCGCGTATTTGATTTTATCCTCCAGACAGGTCTCGTGGCTCGCCAGTTCGACCGTGCTCCAGTCGTTGTACTCGCGCAGGTCGCCCGTCTGGGTGTCGTGCAGAAACGCCACCTGGTTGATGTTGCGCATGGACGAGAACGGCACGTCTTTCTTCACCAGCCGCAGAATTTCGCGCAGCGGCTGTTCGCCCATGCCGTAGACCAGCATATCCGCCTTCGAATCCACCAGAATCGACGGCATCAGCGCGTCCTTCCAGTAGTCGTAATGCGTCACGCGGCGGAGCGAGGCTTCGATACCGCCGAGCAGCACCGGCACGTCGGGGTACAGCTTTTTAAGAATATTGGAATACACGATCGTGGCGTAATCGGGCCGGAAACCCGCTTCGCCGCCGGGCGTGTAGGAGTCGTTCGAGCGCAGGCGTTTGTTGGCCGTGTAGTGGTTGACCATGGAGTCCATGCAACCGGCCGTGACGCCGAAGAAGTATTTGGGCCGACCAAATTTCCGGAAATCCCGCAGGTCGTCCTTCCAGTTGGGCTGTGCGATAACGGCCACGCGGAAGCCCTCGCTTTCCATGATACGGCCAATCACAGCGGTGCCGAAGGCCGGGTGATCCACGTAGGCATCCCCGGAAACCAGTACAATGTCCACTTCATCCCAGCCGCGTTTCTCCACTTCCTGCTTCGTCAGCGGCAACCAGTCTGTAATGGGTCTTTCAATCATGAGTAAGAGCAGTGATGTTAGCGGCGAAAGAGGTAGGAGGGGTGTTCAAAACGTTTATAGTCAAGCGTTCCGGTTGCCCGTTTCCATGCTCTCTGGCCTATGGGAAAAGGCTCCAAGTTACGAAATAGTTCAATTCGTTGGCCGATTTAATCCCGTCTGCTGGTGGTACGGCTCGGAGCTGTGCCACCCCGAACATCGTGGCAAAACCCTTTTAAGCCCTGGTAACCATACTACGTTTATGCTTCGGCTTCCCGCCCGAATGCAGGCACCGCAGCGTTGTAGACCATTAAATACCTCTCCGGGAATAGTAGTTCTGCGCATATTCCGTGGAATACTTGCAGCTACTGCGCTATGCCTTAAAAAACTATTCCAACGTATCAGGCATCGGCAAATCACGTACGTAGCAGGTTGGAGTCTGTTGGCTTTGGCACTCTTACCACTGCGTCTGCTTTTGTAGTGGATAGATAAGCGGATTTAGGTTTTGAGCCATTTTCGAGCTAGTCCTCTGGTGCGTAGTCATCTTTTTAGTAGTTTTCCCCGGCCTGACCCGCACAACGCCAAAAGCAGCCGAACGCCTCGATAAAGCTGAAAAATAAAGTGTAAATTATCGCCGTTCGGCGCGGCTCATGCCGCACCTGAACCTGAAGCAGTATTCGTCTAACGTTACGCCTTCGATCCATGTCCAAAAAAATCAGTCTGAGAATAATGCTACAAAACCCGGCCGATGGGACGATGTATGGATTACAGAAAGGGAAGAGCCCTAATTATGAGACTGTGCAGCCGCAGCTCGGAAATGGCCAGGATATAACCTTTGACTTTGTTGTTCACGCAAAGCAGACCAACGGGTCTGCCTTCTCGCTTACGGGCCCGTTCGTTCAGGGCACTCCCGGAAACCGCTTCGTTTACATCAACCTTGGCAGCTACGCCGGACAGCCTGGAGCGCCCTGGAGTGGCCGCATGAAGGTTCCCCTTGCCGAAGCCGACTTCCAAAACGCGCTGTCAGAGGGTGGTGCGTACGGCTGGTCCTGCACAGTTTCTGGCAGAACGGTGGATGGAAAACCTGTTTTTGCCACCGTGAAGCCTTTTGGCGGCTGGACTATGCGTAAGCTTTCCGACTGAGGAAGCGCTTAGCAGGGAATTTGACGCAAGCAAGGCTATACTACTCTTGCAAACGGTACATCTTAATGCAACTTTGGAAAGGCAATTTTCTGCCTGAGGGCCTTACCCGAACGTTGACCGTAAACATTCATATCCCTACTTCCTTTCTGCCGCACCAAACGCCTCTACCCGCGCCCGCACATTCTCGCGAATGTTCATCCAAAACAGGTTGTAATCGAACGTGTGCAGGTTTTTTAGATTTTGCAGCCGCGCTCCGGCCTTCTCCGGTAAGGTAACCCACAGAATGCGCGAGGCAGGTTCGATGCCCGCGCCGATGGCCTGGGGAATAAGGGTGTTGAAGCCAATCAGTGAGCCCCGGTTCTGCGACTTGTCAGCCCACTTTGTGTCAGTGGTCCAGGTGAGGGGATTGACGCAGACGGAATTCCCTTCTTCCCGCGCCACGGCCGGAGGCATGACGTCTTTCTGGTAGGTTCGCCAGCCCACAAAGCAGCCCGTCATGGTCGGGGAGGTGCCAACGGGAAGGCGTTTGAAGGTGTTTTTGGGAAGCTGATACCCGATGAGATACGCGCACACCAACTGATTCTGCAACGGCTTATCGTCAAAGAACTCCTGCAAAAGCCGAATCGCGTGCAGCGTTCCCTGACTGTGGGAGGCAATCAGGATCGGGCGGCCCTGGTTTTCGTTTTTCAGGTAATGCTCGAAAGCGGCTTTGATGTCGGCATAGGCAAGGTCGAACGCCCGTTGGGAGGCGGGCGAGTCGCGGATGAAGAACGCTTTGAGGTTGGCCTGCCGGTAGCGCGGCGCAAACACCCGGCAACTGCCGTTGAAAACGCTCGCCTGGTACCGAATGGCCCGCGCATCGGTCCGGTTGTTGACGGCCGTGTCGGTCAGGTCGGCATTCCAGGGCTCGGTTTTGAGAGCTTCGAACGCTTCGCGGCGGTTACCGCCGTTCAGGAGGTCCATTTCGCTGGCATCGCCGAGGTAGGAGGTGGGGTGAATGAAAAACACGTCGGCCCGGAGGTTTGGGGTTTCCTTCTTCAGAAAAGCCGGGACGCTGTCGCTGGGATCCGTTTTGTGGGGCGAGGCGGCCCAGAACCGGAGGTCGCGGTAGTCGGGAGCCGGACCCGTGTTGGGGGCCGATTCTTTTTCGAATTGGCGGATCACGTACTTCTGCAGTAACTGGCCCTGCTGCGCCTGAAGGGAGCCGGTGCTGAGCAGTGCGAATAGGAGAAAAAGGTGTCTCATGGGTTTCGCGAAAAATAAGTCTACCATCAGACACAAAACGAGCGCCAACGTTTATTACAAGCCGTCTCTTTTTAGCATCAGTAATTTTGCCGCCTCTTTTTCTTCTTGCCTGTAGAAAGCCTCCATACGCAAAGTTTTTACGCTTATCCGGAAACGAATGAAATCCTCTCTTTTACTCACCACACTGCTGCTGAGCACGCTGGCGGGGCAAACGCCTTCGCGGGCGGATCACGGTAAAAAGCCGACTCCCGCCAATCCCAGAAAACAAACGGCCGCTGCCGATCTGAAAATGCCTTCCGGCTTTACGGCCACCGTGCTGGCCGAAAACATCGGTCCGGCGCGGCACATCACCGTCAGCAAAACCGGCGACGTGTACGTAAAACTCGGCAAACTGAAAGACGGGAAAGGCATCGTCCGCCTGCGGGATACGAACAAAGACGGGGTTGCCGACGAGCAGATGAGCTTCGGTGATTATCCCGGCACGGGTATTCTGATCAAAAACGGCTACCTCTACACCTCGTCCAACACCGCCGTCTTCCGGTATAAACTGAACGAAAAGGAAGAGGTGATGAACCCCGAACAGCCCGAGCGGCTGGTGTCCGGTCTGCTGAGCAAAGCCCGCGACGAATCCAAGTCCATCGAGATCGACGACAAGGACAATCTGTACGTCAACATTGCTTCCTGGAACGACGCCTGCCGCGAGCCGGGCACCGGAA from Tellurirhabdus rosea harbors:
- a CDS encoding flavin monoamine oxidase family protein, whose translation is MPYDVLIIGAGYAGLTAARELTRAGKNVLVLEARNRVGGRVWTERFDDGSDVDWGGAWVGPTQDRLFALADEYGIETFRTYDEGKSTQYFRGKVKRYRGLIPPLPVLPLISLDRAIKRMNKLSRTINLEAPWLSPDAAHLDARTLADWMNSQMRFQTARQFFKIAAEAIWAADPSEISLLHALFYARSGRDLDTLMNIRNGAQESRMVGGMQTVADRMAETLSGRIVFDSPVKAVWQEGETVNVVTGKETYTAGRVIITVPPALLTKIDFRPGLPQSRLQLAGGMPMGAVWKCYGIYEKPFWRSQGLNGLAATPDGPVTVTFDNSPKDGNKGILMGFVLGRQAREFGALPDVQRRESALNSFATFFGPEAAKPVRYLDHSFLNEEWSGGCYAGVFQPGIWTQYGDALRQPVGRIHWAGTETSDVWNGYIEGAIRSGERVAREVLI
- a CDS encoding DUF5990 family protein, whose protein sequence is MSKKISLRIMLQNPADGTMYGLQKGKSPNYETVQPQLGNGQDITFDFVVHAKQTNGSAFSLTGPFVQGTPGNRFVYINLGSYAGQPGAPWSGRMKVPLAEADFQNALSEGGAYGWSCTVSGRTVDGKPVFATVKPFGGWTMRKLSD
- a CDS encoding DUF3089 domain-containing protein — encoded protein: MRHLFLLFALLSTGSLQAQQGQLLQKYVIRQFEKESAPNTGPAPDYRDLRFWAASPHKTDPSDSVPAFLKKETPNLRADVFFIHPTSYLGDASEMDLLNGGNRREAFEALKTEPWNADLTDTAVNNRTDARAIRYQASVFNGSCRVFAPRYRQANLKAFFIRDSPASQRAFDLAYADIKAAFEHYLKNENQGRPILIASHSQGTLHAIRLLQEFFDDKPLQNQLVCAYLIGYQLPKNTFKRLPVGTSPTMTGCFVGWRTYQKDVMPPAVAREEGNSVCVNPLTWTTDTKWADKSQNRGSLIGFNTLIPQAIGAGIEPASRILWVTLPEKAGARLQNLKNLHTFDYNLFWMNIRENVRARVEAFGAAERK
- a CDS encoding YgiQ family radical SAM protein — its product is MIERPITDWLPLTKQEVEKRGWDEVDIVLVSGDAYVDHPAFGTAVIGRIMESEGFRVAVIAQPNWKDDLRDFRKFGRPKYFFGVTAGCMDSMVNHYTANKRLRSNDSYTPGGEAGFRPDYATIVYSNILKKLYPDVPVLLGGIEASLRRVTHYDYWKDALMPSILVDSKADMLVYGMGEQPLREILRLVKKDVPFSSMRNINQVAFLHDTQTGDLREYNDWSTVELASHETCLEDKIKYAANFKIVEVESNKWQANRITQNVGDQVLVINPPFKTMTEDEIDKSFDLPYTRLPHPKYKKRGPIPAYEMIKFSVNMHRGCFGGCSFCTISAHQGKFIASRSEKSILKEVDELTKHPEFKGYLSDLGGPSANMYKMKGKDESICARCQSPSCIHPVICSNLDTSHKPLTELYRKVDANPAIKKAFVGSGVRYDLLVDDFNKNNEDGNHDEYMEQLVTRHVSGRLKVAPEHTADDTLRVMRKPSFKYFKLFKKKYDKIQEKHGLSQPLIPYFISSHPGCEEADMANLAAETKDMGFQLEQVQDFTPTPMTVAEVIYYTGVHPYTLKPVKTAKTRDEKLAQNRYFFWYKPEYRDWIRNRLNKLKRPDLADKLLGSPKKDKPGGGGGGKPFKKKWY